The following coding sequences are from one Paenibacillus sp. FSL R5-0912 window:
- a CDS encoding DUF2304 domain-containing protein has translation MFPLKLQIFLIVISVLFLLLLFNMIKKYELQLKYALLWIMVVSIMIIISVFPKIAFYFTFFLGFQEPSNFIFLIGIIFSLMIIFSLSVSISNQSYKMRQISQEMGLLKKRLKELENSSSCEE, from the coding sequence ATGTTCCCATTAAAACTACAAATATTTTTAATTGTAATTTCCGTATTGTTTTTATTATTACTTTTTAACATGATAAAAAAATATGAGTTGCAATTAAAGTATGCTTTGCTTTGGATCATGGTTGTATCAATTATGATTATCATCTCTGTTTTTCCGAAAATAGCATTTTATTTTACCTTTTTTCTTGGTTTTCAGGAACCATCAAACTTCATTTTCCTTATTGGGATTATTTTTAGTTTAATGATTATATTTAGCTTAAGTGTTTCAATATCCAATCAATCATACAAAATGAGGCAAATATCACAAGAAATGGGCTTGTTGAAAAAAAGACTCAAAGAGTTGGAGAATAGTTCGTCGTGTGAAGAATAA
- a CDS encoding glycosyltransferase family 2 protein: MNPKTVSVHIVTYNSADDIIECLSAVLAQDYQVKKIVIVDNASTDGSADKVRAFYHGLNSNSGRGTTTVQGVAGSAGSITRMPSLVLLENEHNTGFAPAHNQAIAGTNTDYVLVLNPDLTLAPDYISRLVACFEANPQIGSATGKLLLKADHSLVDSTGLRMNRARRAFDRGAGESADLWNESGVVFGVSGAAAMYSRRMIEDISVEGEFFDADFFAYKEDVDVAWRAGLFGWQAYYDAEAIGYHERGWKTSGRSGKAMFIKRISYINRYKMIYKNESSGRMLLTLLYSLPYEIAAHGYSLLKEPKLMGAWSSFFAQRAALKRKRRYIQEKAKRQRL; the protein is encoded by the coding sequence ATGAACCCTAAAACAGTCAGTGTACATATCGTTACCTATAACAGCGCAGATGACATCATTGAATGCTTGTCGGCCGTGCTGGCCCAGGATTATCAGGTCAAAAAAATTGTCATTGTGGACAACGCTTCAACGGATGGTTCGGCGGATAAAGTCAGAGCGTTCTACCACGGGCTTAATTCGAACTCGGGCCGAGGAACTACAACGGTCCAAGGAGTAGCCGGTTCTGCAGGTAGCATTACCCGAATGCCATCTCTCGTCCTCCTAGAAAATGAACACAACACCGGCTTTGCCCCCGCACACAACCAGGCTATTGCCGGCACAAATACAGATTATGTACTGGTGCTGAATCCCGATCTTACATTGGCTCCGGATTATATATCCAGACTAGTCGCCTGCTTTGAAGCCAATCCCCAGATCGGCAGTGCCACAGGCAAACTGCTGCTGAAGGCAGATCATTCACTCGTTGACAGCACGGGACTGCGGATGAATAGAGCCCGCAGGGCGTTTGACCGTGGAGCGGGAGAGTCCGCTGATCTGTGGAACGAGTCTGGTGTGGTATTCGGCGTATCCGGCGCGGCGGCGATGTACTCCCGGCGGATGATTGAGGATATTAGCGTCGAAGGCGAGTTTTTTGATGCGGACTTTTTTGCCTATAAGGAAGATGTGGATGTGGCATGGCGCGCGGGATTGTTTGGTTGGCAAGCTTATTATGATGCGGAAGCTATAGGCTACCACGAACGGGGCTGGAAAACATCCGGACGGAGCGGCAAGGCGATGTTCATCAAGCGGATCTCATATATCAACCGTTATAAAATGATCTACAAGAACGAGTCCTCCGGCAGGATGCTGCTTACCCTACTATATTCTCTGCCTTACGAGATCGCAGCACATGGCTACTCGTTATTGAAGGAACCCAAGTTAATGGGAGCCTGGTCATCATTCTTCGCACAGAGAGCCGCTTTGAAACGCAAGCGCCGCTATATTCAGGAGAAGGCTAAGCGCCAGAGATTATGA
- the rfbB gene encoding dTDP-glucose 4,6-dehydratase yields MKLLITGGAGFIGSNFVIYMLQQHSDYQIVNVDALTYAGNLENLKSIENHPNYTFVKADITDVAAMDALIGDGVDVVVNFAAESHVDRSILEPDIFVKTNVLGTQVLLDAAKKYSVTKFVQVSTDEVYGSLGATGLFTEETPLTPNSPYSASKAGGDLLVRAYHETFGLPVNITRCSNNYGPYQFPEKLIPLMISRALADQALPVYGDGMNIRDWLYVEDHCSAIDLVIHEGVNGEVYNIGGNNERTNVHIVNTVLQELGKPDSLISYVQDRPGHDRRYGIDPTKITNELGWKPKHTFETGIKETIQWYLNNKEWWTRIQSGEYQKYAALQYGSRLGDSL; encoded by the coding sequence ATGAAACTCCTCATTACCGGCGGAGCCGGATTCATCGGCAGCAACTTCGTAATATACATGCTGCAGCAACATTCTGATTACCAGATCGTCAACGTTGATGCGTTGACTTACGCAGGGAATCTGGAGAACCTGAAATCAATCGAAAATCATCCTAACTATACGTTTGTCAAAGCGGACATTACCGATGTAGCGGCGATGGATGCGCTGATCGGCGACGGTGTGGATGTAGTGGTTAACTTTGCGGCTGAGTCTCACGTGGACCGGAGTATTCTGGAGCCTGATATATTTGTGAAGACGAATGTTCTCGGTACGCAGGTGCTCCTGGATGCGGCCAAGAAATACAGTGTAACTAAATTCGTGCAAGTATCCACGGATGAAGTCTATGGATCGCTTGGTGCTACTGGCCTGTTCACTGAAGAAACACCGCTCACACCGAACAGCCCTTACTCCGCGAGCAAAGCGGGCGGGGATTTGCTGGTTCGTGCTTATCACGAAACATTCGGATTGCCGGTTAATATTACCCGCTGCTCCAATAACTACGGTCCTTATCAGTTTCCGGAGAAGCTGATTCCGCTGATGATCTCCCGTGCGCTGGCTGATCAGGCGCTGCCTGTATATGGTGACGGAATGAATATCCGTGACTGGCTGTATGTTGAGGACCACTGCAGCGCGATTGATCTGGTTATTCATGAAGGAGTTAACGGTGAAGTGTATAACATCGGCGGCAATAATGAGCGGACGAATGTGCATATCGTGAATACCGTACTTCAGGAGCTGGGCAAACCGGATTCGTTAATTTCGTATGTTCAGGACCGTCCTGGACATGACCGCCGTTACGGCATAGATCCCACTAAGATCACGAACGAGCTGGGCTGGAAGCCTAAGCACACGTTCGAAACTGGCATTAAGGAAACTATTCAGTGGTATCTGAATAACAAGGAATGGTGGACCCGCATTCAGTCTGGAGAATACCAGAAATATGCTGCACTCCAGTACGGCAGCCGTCTGGGGGACTCACTGTAA
- a CDS encoding Gfo/Idh/MocA family protein has protein sequence MKTHNICIIGAGNISNTRHIPAIKTMKNLNIAGVIGVSEKNVNNTSLKNKITNSYVFEKGKGIYEQLEKLSWFKDIDSVVIGIPPQDHFEVAKACLLLNKHVLIEKPMVMNTTEAKELGDISKSNKLILNVMHNFQFADNFMKLEKRINKGEFGEIISFFEVQYTNRNRRLPVWYNDLPLGLFYDEAAHFLYLLDRLGGKVEIINTNAFYGKDKSENTPMLLNTDMIAGEKPVNLLINFNSPICEWALIISCEKKLLIYDFFRDIVITVPNDEEHRAKNVITTSWMMTFHHWKGTIMNGFKMLTGRLLYGHDVVISKFIKAIETGQSDPSIDSQSGYRNVESMNEIVSQVHKKYNIN, from the coding sequence TTGAAAACACATAACATTTGTATAATCGGAGCCGGTAATATATCTAACACAAGGCATATACCAGCTATAAAAACAATGAAAAATTTAAATATTGCCGGAGTTATTGGAGTTTCTGAAAAAAATGTTAACAATACATCATTAAAAAACAAAATCACTAATTCGTATGTGTTTGAAAAGGGGAAGGGAATTTATGAACAATTAGAGAAATTGAGCTGGTTTAAAGATATAGACTCAGTTGTTATAGGAATACCGCCTCAAGATCATTTTGAAGTCGCCAAGGCTTGCTTATTACTAAATAAACACGTCTTAATTGAAAAACCTATGGTAATGAACACAACTGAGGCCAAAGAGCTCGGGGATATATCGAAATCAAATAAATTAATTTTGAATGTTATGCATAATTTTCAATTTGCTGATAATTTTATGAAACTTGAAAAAAGAATTAATAAAGGGGAATTTGGTGAGATTATTTCTTTCTTTGAAGTTCAATATACGAATAGAAATCGAAGACTACCAGTCTGGTATAATGATCTTCCTCTTGGTTTATTCTATGATGAAGCGGCACACTTCCTCTATCTTCTCGACAGATTAGGTGGGAAAGTGGAAATAATCAATACAAATGCCTTCTATGGTAAGGATAAGAGCGAAAACACTCCTATGCTATTAAACACAGATATGATCGCAGGGGAAAAGCCTGTGAATTTACTAATTAATTTCAATTCACCGATTTGTGAATGGGCGTTAATAATTTCTTGCGAAAAGAAGTTACTTATATATGATTTTTTTAGAGATATTGTCATCACGGTACCAAATGATGAAGAGCATAGAGCGAAAAATGTAATTACAACATCATGGATGATGACGTTCCATCATTGGAAAGGAACTATTATGAATGGCTTTAAAATGCTTACTGGAAGATTATTATACGGTCATGACGTTGTTATAAGTAAATTTATTAAAGCAATTGAAACGGGTCAAAGTGATCCCAGTATAGATAGCCAGAGCGGGTATAGAAATGTTGAATCAATGAATGAAATTGTCAGTCAGGTTCACAAAAAATACAATATTAATTAA
- the rfbD gene encoding dTDP-4-dehydrorhamnose reductase: MKVFVTGSAGQLGQDLMLLLQGQDYEVLGCDRQEMDITDLDQCQEIIGAFAPDAVIHCAAHTAVDAAETDVDAAYLINATGSRNVALAAEKAGAKLVYISTDYVFDGMGVQPYHEYDNTDPKSIYGKSKRAGEILVQSLSSKFYIVRTSWVYGKYGNNFVKTMLKLGQEKPLLQVVDDQKGSPTYTVDLARFLLELIQTEKYGVYHVSNSESCTWYEFTQAIFAEAEDILGLKFTAKLEPCATEQFPRPAPRPRNSVMEHLAIRTNGFQDIRPWREGLRDFLLELK, from the coding sequence ATGAAAGTGTTCGTTACAGGCTCAGCCGGACAACTAGGCCAGGATCTTATGCTTTTGCTCCAAGGCCAGGATTATGAGGTACTAGGCTGTGATCGTCAAGAGATGGATATTACCGATTTGGACCAGTGCCAGGAGATCATCGGCGCTTTCGCTCCTGATGCAGTTATTCACTGTGCGGCCCATACAGCGGTTGATGCAGCAGAGACCGATGTTGACGCAGCGTATCTGATCAATGCTACCGGAAGCCGAAATGTCGCTCTTGCCGCAGAGAAGGCTGGAGCTAAGCTGGTCTATATCAGCACGGATTATGTGTTCGATGGCATGGGGGTTCAACCTTACCATGAATATGATAATACAGACCCTAAGAGTATCTACGGTAAGTCTAAGCGGGCTGGAGAAATCCTGGTCCAGTCTTTATCGTCTAAATTCTATATCGTACGTACCTCTTGGGTCTATGGCAAATACGGCAATAACTTTGTGAAAACCATGCTGAAGCTGGGGCAGGAAAAGCCGTTGCTACAGGTTGTCGATGACCAGAAGGGCTCACCTACCTATACAGTGGACCTGGCAAGATTCTTGCTTGAGCTTATCCAGACTGAAAAGTATGGAGTGTACCATGTCTCGAACAGTGAATCTTGCACATGGTATGAATTCACCCAAGCGATCTTTGCGGAAGCAGAGGATATCCTGGGGCTGAAATTCACAGCGAAGCTTGAGCCGTGTGCTACCGAACAGTTTCCACGACCAGCGCCGCGCCCGCGCAACTCGGTGATGGAGCATCTGGCCATCCGTACCAACGGGTTCCAGGACATCCGCCCATGGCGGGAAGGTCTAAGAGACTTTTTGCTGGAGCTGAAGTAA
- a CDS encoding glycosyltransferase family 2 protein encodes MKVLGIIPCYNEEENIEALINEMSMYKDLLDIVIINDRSTDMTSTVCEATNANVINLPCNLGIGGAVQTGYIYAKKMNYDIAIQIDGDGQHDPSYIKELINPIINSKCDFVIGSRFINKEGFQSSLTRRLGIVYFARLLNTLTKQNLTDPTSGFRACNKKIIDYFAEHYPVDFPEPESIMALSRNGYIIQEIPVKMRERSGGVSSIRAFKSIYYMIKVTLAIFIDFTRKQQVN; translated from the coding sequence GTGAAAGTCTTGGGAATAATTCCATGTTATAACGAGGAAGAAAATATTGAAGCTTTGATTAATGAAATGTCTATGTACAAAGATTTGTTGGATATTGTTATTATAAATGATCGTTCGACCGATATGACATCGACTGTTTGCGAAGCTACAAACGCAAATGTGATAAATTTGCCTTGTAACTTAGGTATTGGTGGGGCTGTTCAAACAGGTTATATTTACGCAAAAAAAATGAACTATGATATTGCTATTCAAATTGATGGAGATGGGCAACATGATCCGAGTTACATTAAAGAACTAATCAATCCAATAATTAATAGTAAATGTGACTTTGTAATTGGTTCTAGATTTATAAACAAGGAGGGATTCCAATCTTCGCTTACAAGAAGATTAGGCATTGTATATTTCGCTCGCTTACTGAATACTTTAACAAAACAAAATTTAACTGACCCAACATCAGGATTTAGAGCATGTAATAAGAAAATTATTGATTATTTTGCTGAGCATTATCCAGTGGATTTCCCAGAGCCAGAGTCCATCATGGCACTTAGTAGAAACGGTTATATTATACAGGAAATTCCTGTGAAGATGCGTGAGCGAAGTGGTGGGGTTTCATCTATAAGAGCATTCAAGTCGATATACTATATGATTAAAGTTACGTTGGCTATATTTATTGATTTTACTAGAAAACAACAAGTTAACTAA
- a CDS encoding glycosyltransferase family 2 protein, with translation MDCLRSVYDSETRYSYEIILIDNNSHDDSVEMISKEFPDVLLIANSENVGFAKGNNQGMEASSGRYVLLLNSDTVVRKDTLETMVAFMDSRPDLGASGCKVILPDGSLDKACKRGFPTPSASFYYAFGFSKLFPDRPRFNGYQLGYLDPDDSYPVDCLVGAFMLLRRETIEQVGGLDETFFMYGEDLDWCYRIKAAGWGIYYYPQTSIVHLKGGSARRRPFKIVYEFHRAMILFHKKHYSKRYNSMINGAVYAGVGVKFTLSLLHNALIAPRKVPTPAQSLTVPGEAGLRNESNAEVRL, from the coding sequence ATGGACTGTCTGAGGTCGGTATATGACTCCGAGACCCGCTACTCCTATGAAATTATTCTAATAGATAATAACTCCCATGATGACTCGGTAGAGATGATAAGCAAGGAATTTCCGGATGTGCTACTGATCGCCAATTCAGAGAACGTAGGGTTTGCCAAGGGCAATAATCAGGGAATGGAAGCTTCCTCAGGGCGATATGTGCTGCTGCTCAACTCCGATACAGTGGTGCGCAAGGATACGCTGGAGACGATGGTTGCTTTTATGGACAGCCGTCCGGATCTGGGGGCTTCTGGCTGTAAGGTGATACTGCCGGATGGTTCGCTGGATAAGGCTTGTAAAAGAGGATTCCCGACACCGTCCGCTTCCTTCTATTATGCTTTTGGCTTCAGTAAGCTGTTCCCCGACCGTCCAAGATTCAACGGCTATCAGCTGGGTTATCTGGACCCCGATGACTCTTACCCGGTAGATTGTCTGGTGGGAGCGTTCATGCTGCTGCGGCGGGAGACCATCGAGCAGGTGGGCGGACTGGATGAGACGTTCTTTATGTATGGAGAGGATCTGGACTGGTGTTACCGGATCAAAGCGGCCGGCTGGGGGATCTATTACTATCCGCAGACATCGATCGTGCATCTGAAGGGCGGCAGTGCGCGCCGCAGACCGTTTAAGATCGTGTACGAATTCCACCGGGCGATGATTTTATTCCATAAGAAGCATTATAGCAAGCGGTACAACAGTATGATAAACGGAGCGGTATATGCGGGAGTCGGTGTCAAGTTCACGCTTTCGCTGCTGCACAATGCGCTGATTGCTCCACGTAAGGTTCCAACACCAGCACAGAGTCTGACAGTCCCCGGGGAAGCCGGTTTACGCAATGAATCGAATGCTGAGGTGAGATTATGA
- a CDS encoding phosphatidylinositol-specific phospholipase C/glycerophosphodiester phosphodiesterase family protein: MDRKKIIASVIMIVAIALLLVLTLGGKEKQPATGFAAHRVVAHAMGGIHNFTYTNTLDAFIANYEQGTRVFEADLLLTSDDRLVARHEWTANMSKLLGQQNVLPAAKQGTVLNYEDVMNSPVLEIYSPLDIEKIMNLMVIYPDAYIVTDTKELEPERIKKQFQLIVEAAEKRDPALLKRIVPQIYSRDMLDVVNRVYAFPEVIFTLYQTQDSDEVVIDFASQTGVDITMPTVRATKSFVRKLKNAGARVYVHTVNDEKEISELSRMGVDGFYTDFVSEDDLSRIKGIR, from the coding sequence ATGGATAGAAAAAAGATTATCGCTTCCGTCATTATGATCGTAGCTATTGCACTCCTGCTTGTACTCACTCTTGGGGGAAAAGAGAAACAGCCGGCTACCGGCTTTGCAGCCCATAGAGTTGTAGCCCATGCCATGGGCGGAATTCATAACTTTACGTATACCAATACGCTGGATGCATTTATCGCTAATTATGAGCAGGGAACCCGGGTTTTTGAGGCGGATCTGCTGCTGACAAGTGATGACAGGCTCGTTGCGCGTCATGAATGGACGGCCAATATGAGCAAGCTTCTGGGCCAGCAGAATGTTCTTCCCGCCGCCAAGCAAGGGACCGTGCTGAATTATGAGGATGTCATGAACAGTCCGGTTCTGGAGATCTACTCTCCGCTGGATATTGAGAAGATAATGAACCTGATGGTGATCTACCCGGATGCCTATATTGTAACGGACACGAAGGAGCTTGAACCGGAACGGATAAAGAAGCAGTTTCAGCTTATCGTGGAAGCGGCGGAGAAGCGGGACCCTGCTCTGCTCAAGCGGATCGTTCCGCAGATATACAGCAGAGATATGCTGGATGTAGTGAACCGGGTGTATGCTTTTCCTGAAGTGATCTTTACGCTGTATCAGACACAGGATAGTGATGAAGTGGTCATTGATTTCGCCAGTCAAACCGGAGTGGACATCACCATGCCGACGGTAAGAGCTACCAAAAGCTTCGTAAGGAAGCTGAAGAATGCCGGGGCAAGAGTCTATGTGCATACGGTGAATGACGAGAAGGAAATTTCGGAGCTGTCCCGGATGGGAGTCGACGGATTCTATACCGATTTTGTCTCTGAGGACGACTTAAGCCGGATCAAGGGTATACGCTAG
- a CDS encoding undecaprenyl-phosphate glucose phosphotransferase produces MIRRNQKFLTQLYMVADFLVIQVAFLTAWWLKFKSGLLESYRTLPVESYAYWSIIYGAIAILIGIVLQLYLPKRKKRFIDEFVKIFQVHAMGIFILLGLMFFLKEIDVSRQYLAIYMGFNILSIMLYRYVLKKMLKSLREKGFNRQFVLILGAGTLGKRFYNNLEQYPELGYEAIGFLDDFHKWDGIEEERYKPILGTVDQLEGMLEMLPVDEVILALPLDAHSKYPTIIATCEKAGVRTLIIPDFFDYLPARPYFDNFAGMPMINVRDIPLDMAGNKMAKRAFDLVFSLFAIIMLSPVMLIVALGVRLTSPGPIIFKQERVGLNRRNFMMYKFRSMKMQTDGEVDTGWSTREDPRRTRFGTFIRRTSLDELPQFFNVLFGQMSVVGPRPERPYFVEQFRGEIPKYMVKHHVRPGITGWAQSNGLRGDTSIEDRIKHDIFYIENWSLLFDIRIIAKTIRNGFKNAY; encoded by the coding sequence ATGATCCGCCGTAATCAAAAGTTTCTAACACAGTTATATATGGTTGCCGACTTCCTGGTTATTCAAGTGGCCTTTCTGACTGCTTGGTGGCTGAAGTTCAAAAGCGGTTTGCTGGAATCCTACAGGACCCTTCCTGTAGAGTCCTATGCTTACTGGAGTATTATCTACGGAGCCATCGCTATTCTGATCGGAATTGTGCTTCAGTTGTATTTGCCAAAGCGCAAGAAACGGTTCATTGATGAATTCGTTAAAATTTTTCAGGTTCACGCCATGGGCATCTTCATTCTGCTGGGTCTGATGTTCTTCCTGAAGGAGATCGATGTATCCCGGCAATACCTTGCTATTTATATGGGCTTCAATATTCTTTCCATTATGCTGTACCGTTATGTGCTGAAGAAGATGCTTAAATCGCTGCGTGAAAAAGGATTCAACCGCCAGTTTGTACTAATTCTCGGTGCAGGCACACTGGGCAAAAGATTCTACAATAATCTGGAGCAGTATCCTGAGCTGGGGTACGAGGCTATAGGGTTCCTGGATGACTTCCATAAATGGGATGGCATTGAGGAAGAGCGTTATAAGCCGATTCTCGGCACGGTGGATCAGCTGGAAGGCATGCTGGAGATGCTGCCGGTCGATGAGGTCATTCTGGCGCTTCCGCTGGATGCCCATTCGAAATATCCGACCATTATTGCTACCTGCGAGAAGGCAGGTGTACGGACGCTGATTATCCCTGACTTCTTCGACTACCTGCCGGCCCGTCCTTACTTCGATAACTTTGCGGGGATGCCGATGATTAACGTACGCGACATTCCGCTGGATATGGCCGGGAACAAAATGGCTAAGCGGGCGTTTGATCTGGTATTTTCCCTGTTCGCCATTATTATGTTGTCTCCTGTCATGCTGATTGTAGCGCTGGGTGTACGCCTAACCTCGCCCGGACCTATTATTTTCAAGCAGGAGCGTGTAGGACTTAACCGCCGTAACTTCATGATGTACAAGTTCCGTTCGATGAAGATGCAGACAGACGGCGAAGTAGATACGGGCTGGAGTACGCGTGAAGATCCACGCCGTACACGTTTTGGGACATTTATCCGCCGGACCAGTCTGGATGAGCTGCCGCAATTTTTTAATGTGCTGTTTGGCCAGATGAGTGTGGTTGGTCCGCGTCCGGAGCGCCCGTACTTTGTAGAGCAGTTCCGGGGTGAGATTCCGAAGTATATGGTGAAGCACCATGTGCGTCCGGGGATTACCGGCTGGGCTCAGAGCAACGGTCTGCGCGGGGACACGTCGATTGAGGACCGGATCAAACACGACATTTTCTATATCGAGAACTGGTCACTATTGTTCGACATCCGGATCATCGCCAAAACCATCCGCAACGGCTTCAAGAACGCTTATTAA
- a CDS encoding EamA family transporter, producing the protein MNYILVVLYLLLSAFGMVLIKLGGSNTKINYLNRTFGIHIDLWLVGGVLFYLMSFFLWIIILQKFKLSYISPLVSGISYILIITLSLVILNEKISSFQWIGIGIIFIGVIFMNIK; encoded by the coding sequence ATGAATTATATTTTGGTAGTGCTTTACCTTTTATTATCAGCATTTGGGATGGTACTAATTAAATTAGGCGGATCAAACACAAAAATAAATTATTTAAATAGAACTTTCGGTATTCATATTGATTTATGGCTAGTAGGAGGAGTTTTATTTTATTTAATGAGCTTTTTTCTGTGGATAATTATTCTACAAAAATTTAAACTCAGTTATATTTCTCCATTAGTTTCTGGAATCTCATACATCTTAATAATTACATTATCTTTAGTCATCCTAAATGAAAAAATTAGTAGTTTTCAATGGATAGGGATAGGGATCATATTTATTGGTGTTATTTTTATGAATATTAAATAA
- a CDS encoding glycosyltransferase family 4 protein, translated as MKKICLFAAHFYPHLGGIETYTLQLAKKMILSNYEVIVVTSNIDDSPEYELYQGIKVYRFPVLKFINGRLPFPKFNMSFLKILKKIKAENSDYYILNARFYIHSIIGSLIAKREKKPVILIEHGTGHFTLNNKLLDLFGHIYEHTITFFLKRLVKEFYGVSYACNKWLQHFGITAIDVLYNGIDVNYQIKSHKNYRDFLHIDNDEVVITYAGRLIKEKGIISLVDTFNKLCAKHNNISLVIAGDGPLHSEVIKMKTEKISLLGRMEHDEVLKLMTTSDIFVLTTNFPEGLPTSILEAALYQCAILASPRGGTPEVVIDDSYGILINPLDNDAIYRGLDILISDKKNRVMLSKNVREKVLAEFDWSVTATNLINNLQRIDKLDKYV; from the coding sequence TTGAAAAAAATATGCTTGTTTGCAGCCCATTTCTATCCGCATTTGGGAGGGATAGAGACATATACTTTGCAGTTGGCGAAAAAAATGATTTTGAGTAATTATGAGGTCATAGTAGTAACTTCAAATATTGATGATTCACCTGAATATGAGCTTTATCAAGGGATTAAAGTATATCGATTTCCAGTACTGAAATTTATAAACGGGAGACTTCCATTTCCAAAGTTTAATATGAGCTTTTTAAAGATACTTAAGAAGATAAAAGCGGAAAATTCTGATTACTATATACTTAATGCTCGTTTTTATATACATTCCATTATTGGTTCATTAATTGCAAAAAGAGAAAAGAAACCCGTTATTCTTATCGAACATGGAACGGGGCACTTTACCCTCAATAATAAATTATTAGACCTTTTTGGGCATATATATGAGCATACGATTACCTTTTTCCTCAAACGTCTAGTAAAAGAGTTTTATGGTGTATCTTACGCTTGTAATAAATGGCTTCAACACTTTGGGATTACTGCAATAGATGTTCTCTATAATGGTATTGATGTTAATTACCAAATCAAAAGCCACAAAAATTATAGGGATTTTCTGCACATAGATAATGATGAAGTAGTAATTACTTATGCTGGGAGATTAATCAAAGAAAAGGGGATTATTTCGCTAGTAGATACATTTAATAAACTGTGTGCAAAACATAATAATATAAGTCTGGTAATAGCGGGCGATGGTCCATTACACTCTGAAGTGATTAAAATGAAAACAGAAAAGATTAGTTTGTTAGGCAGAATGGAACATGACGAGGTATTGAAATTAATGACTACTTCAGATATTTTTGTTCTAACAACTAATTTCCCAGAAGGGTTACCTACATCTATTTTAGAGGCGGCTTTATATCAATGTGCAATTTTGGCTTCACCCAGGGGCGGTACTCCTGAAGTAGTAATAGATGATTCATATGGTATTCTGATCAATCCATTGGATAATGATGCTATATATAGAGGTCTAGATATCTTGATTTCGGATAAAAAAAATAGAGTAATGCTTTCGAAGAATGTTCGAGAAAAAGTATTGGCTGAGTTTGATTGGTCGGTAACTGCAACAAACCTTATTAATAATTTGCAACGAATTGATAAACTTGATAAATATGTCTAG